A genomic stretch from Mastacembelus armatus chromosome 7, fMasArm1.2, whole genome shotgun sequence includes:
- the dip2ba gene encoding disco-interacting protein 2 homolog B-A isoform X2: MADRGVDLSALPKEVRDQLAELDLELSEGDITQKGYEKKRAKLLASCIPHLPNVDLSLPDVQLSPGHSADPSPSPEAPGPSTSSASRHHRAHRSGGARDERYRSDIHTEAVQAALAKHKEEKMALPMPTKRRSAFVQSPLDTCTPPDTSSASEDEGSLRRKAALSAVLAQTLQSPDYWINRSVQSSSTSSSASSTLSHGEPKTHPQPQLQPAVSLLADVLAHTRIENSVPPDVTSSTPEERGSRVDLPPAVRGMSRGQSRSSMLDTADGVPVSSRVSTKIQQLLNTLKRPKRPPLSEFFLDDSEEIVEVPRPDPNTPKPEGRQIIPVKGEPLGVVSNWPPALQAALARWGATQAKSPALTALDITGKPLYTLTYGKLWSRSLKLAYTLLNKLGTKTEPVLQPGDRVALVYPNSDPGMFWVAFYGCLLAEVIPVPIEVPLSRQDAGSQQIGFLLGSCGVSLALTSEVCLKGLPKTPNGEIIQFKGWPRMKWVVTDTKYLTKPSKDWQPHIPTANTDTAYIEYKASKEGTVMGVAVSKISMLTHCQALTQACNYCEGETLVNVLDCKKDMGLWHGVLTSVMNRIHTITVPYAVMKACPMSWVQRVHIHKARVALVKCRDLHWAMMAHKDQKDTNLSSIRMLIVADGANPWSVSSCDAFLNVFQSHGLKPEVICPCATSPEALTVAIRRPGARGAPLPARAILSMGGLSHGVIRVNTEDKNSALTVQDVGHIMPGALMCIVKPDGPPQLCKTDEIGEIVINSRAGGTMYYGLPGVTKNTFEVIPVNQAGAPIGEIPFTRTGLLGFVGPGSLVFVVGKIEGLLMVSGRRHNADDLVATALAVEPVKTVYRGRIAVFSVTVFYDERIVIVAEQRPDASEEDSFQWMSRVLQAIDSIHQVGLYCLALVPANTLPKTPLGGIHICETKQNFLEGNLHPCNILMCPHTCVTNLPKPRQKQPVDVGPASMLVGNLVAGKRIAQATGRELGVVEDQDLIRKHQFLSEALQWRAQTDPDHILYVLLNAKGAAVCTATCAQLHKRAEKITATLLERGSLNTGDNVVLLYPPGIDLIAAFYGCLYAGVIPVTVRPPHPQNLAATLPTVRMIIDVSKAACILTTQPLMRILRSREAAASVNVKTWPTIIDTDDLPRKRPPHIYKPPTAEMLAYLDFSVSTTGMLTGVKMSHAAVSTLCRSIKLQCELYSSRQIAICLDPYCGLGFVLWCLSSVYSGHQSILIPPLELESSLPLWLSTLSQYKIRDTFCSYSVMELCTKGLGTQTEMLKTRGVNLSCVRSCVVIAEERPRLALTQSFSKLFKDLGLSPRAVSTAFGSRVNLAICLQGTAGPDPSTVYVDMKSLRHDRVRLVERGAPQSLPLMESGTILPGVRVIIVNPETRGPLGDSHLGEIWVNSPHSASGYYTIYGEESLQADHFNTRLSFGEPHTLWARTGYLGFIKRTELLDASGDRHDALFVVGSLDETLELRGLRYHPIDIETSVSRAHRSIAESAVFTWTNLLVVVAELSGSEQEALDLVPLVTNVVLEEHHLIVGVVVIVDPGVIPINSRGEKQRMHLRDSFLADQLDPIYVAYNM; this comes from the exons GTGACATCACGCAGAAAGGCTATGAGAAGAAGAGAGCCAAGCTGCTGGCCTCCTGCATCCCCCATTTGCCAA ATGTGGATCTGTCTCTGCCAGATGTACAGCTTTCTCCAGGGCACAGTGCTGACCCCAGTCCAAGTCCTGAGGCCCCAggcccctccacctcctcagccTCCAGACACCACCGCGCACACCGCAGCGGTGGGGCCAGAGATGAGCGCTACAGATCAG ACATCCACACGGAGGCTGTGCAGGCAGCGCTGGCCAAAcacaaagaagagaagatggcACTGCCTATGCCAACAAAGAGACGATCCGCCTTTGTCCAGTCTCCCTTAGACACCTGCACACCTCCAG ACACATCTTCTGCATCAGAGGATGAGGGCTCACTACGCAGAAAAGCAGCTCTCAGTGCAGTGCTAGCCCAGACCCTGCAGAGCCCTGATTACTGGATCAACCGCTCCGTCCAAAGCTCCTCCACATCCTCTTCTGCTTCCTCCACCCTCTCCCATGGAGAGCCCAAGACCCATCCTCAGCCCCAGCTTCAGCCTGCTGTTTCTTTGTTGGCCGACGTACTGGCCCACACACGCATAG aaaacagtgtcCCCCCAGATGTGACATCTTCAACCCCTGAGGAAAGAGGGTCCAGGGTGGACCTGCCTCCAGCGGTCAGGGGCATGAGCCGTGGACAGAGCCGCTCCAGCATGTTGGATACCGCTGACG GTGTACCTGTCAGTAGCAGGGTGTCCACTAAGATCCAGCAGCTGTTGAACACACTCAAACGACCCAAACGGCCACCACTCAGCGAATTCTTCCTTGATGACTCTGAGGAGATTGTCGAAG TTCCCAGGCCAGATCCCAACACCCCGAAGCCTGAGGGACGTCAAATCATTCCAGTGAAGGGAGAGCCCCTTGGAGTGGTCAGTAACTGGCCTCCTGCCCTACAGGCTGCCCTGGCTCGCTGGGGGGCCACCCAGGCCAAAAGTCCTGCTCTCACTGCTCTGGATATCACTGGCAAACCCCtgtacacactcacatatg GCAAACTATGGAGTCGCAGTCTGAAGCTGGCCTACACACTGCTGAATAAACTGGGAACCAAGACAGAACCTGTCCTGCAGCCTGGAGATCGG GTGGCGTTGGTGTATCCCAATAGCGACCCTGGTATGTTCTGGGTGGCTTTCTATGGCTGCTTGTTAGCTGAAGTCATCCCTGTGCCCATTGAGGTACCACTGTCACGACAG GACGCTGGTAGCCAGCAGATCGGCTTCCTGCTGGGCAGCTGTGGTGTTAGCCTGGCACTGACCAGTGAGGTGTGTCTCAAAGGGCTGCCCAAGACACCAAATGGAGAGATCATCCAGTTCAAAG GATGGCCAAGGATGAAATGGGTAGTGACTGACACCAAGTACCTGACCAAACCATCCAAAGACTGGCAGCCTCACATCCCCACTGCGAACACAGACACTGCCTACATAGAG TACAAAGCTAGTAAGGAGGGAACAGTGATGGGAGTTGCTGTTTCCAAGATCTCCATGCTGACCCACTGTCAAGCCCTGACCCAGGCCTGTAACTACTGTGAAG GTGAGACACTGGTCAATGTGTTGGACTGCAAGAAGGATATGGGCCTGTGGCACGGCGTCTTAACG AGTGTCATGAACAGAATCCACACCATCACAGTGCCATATGCTGTCATGAAAGCCTGTCCCATGTCCTGGGTGCAGAGGGTCCACATTCACAAAG CACGTGTGGCCTTAGTCAAATGCCGTGATCTCCACTGGGCCATGATGGCCCACAAGGACCAGAAGGACACCAACTTATCCTCTATACGGATGCTTATTGTGGCTGATGGAGCAAACCCTT GGTCTGTGTCGTCGTGTGATGCCTTCCTCAATGTGTTCCAGTCTCATGGTCTGAAGCCTGAGGTCATTTGTCCCTGTGCCACCTCTCCCGAGGCCCTGACTGTGGCCATACGCAG GCCTGGTGCACGAGGGGCTCCGCTACCTGCCAGGGCCATCTTGTCGATGGGTGGGCTGAGCCACGGGGTGATCAGGGTGAACACAGAGGACAAGAACTCTGCTCTTACTGTTCAGGATGTGGGCCACATCATGCCTGGAG ctctgatGTGCATTGTGAAACCAGACGGGCCTCCCCAGCTGTGTAAAACAGATGAGATAGGAGAGATTGTGATCAACTCTCGGGCTGGAGGCACCATGTACTACGGCCTGCCTGGTGTCACCAAGAACACATTTGAG GTGATCCCTGTCAATCAAGCTGGAGCACCCATTGGAGAAATTCCTTTTACTCGGACTGGTCTGCTCGGATTTGTAGGACCG GGCAGCCTTGTGTTTGTCGTGGGGAAGATCGAGGGGCTGCTGATGGTGAGCGGGCGACGCCACAACGCGGACGACCTGGTGGCCACCGCTCTTGCAGTGGAGCCAGTCAAAACAGTTTACAGGGGGAG GATCGCCGTGTTCTCGGTGACGGTGTTTTATGACGAGAGGATAGTGATCGTGGCAGAGCAGAGGCCCGATGCCAGTGAGGAGGACAGCTTCCAGTGGATGAGTCGAGTACTGCAG GCTATAGACAGTATCCACCAGGTCGGCCTGTACTGCCTTGCACTTGTCCCAGCCAACACCCTCCCAAAGACGCCACTCGGCGGCATCCACATTTGTGAAACCAAGCAGAACTTTTTGGAAGGAAACCTGCACCCCTGTAATATCCTCATGTGCCCACACACCTGTGTTACCAACCTGCCCAAACCACGACAGAAACAACCAG TGGACGTTGGTCCGGCTTCCATGCTGGTTGGCAACTTGGTGGCAGGGAAGCGGATTGCTCAGGCTACAGGCAGAGAGCTGGGTGTGGTGGAAGACCAAGACCTGATCCGAAAG CACCAGTTCTTGTCAGAAGCCCTGCAATGGAGAGCCCAAACTGACCCAGACCATATTCTGTATGTGCTGCTCAATGCCAAG GGGGCGGCGGTGTGCACAGCTACTTGTGCTCAGCTACAcaagagagcagagaaaatcaCAGCCACCCTACTGGAGAGAGGAAGCCTCAACACAGGAGACAACGTGGTGCTGCTCTATCCGCCGG GCATTGACCTGATAGCTGCCTTCTATGGCTGTCTCTATGCGGGGGTTATCCCAGTGACGGTGAGGCCGCCTCATCCACAGAACCTGGCTGCTACTCTTCCCACTGTTCGCATGATCATCGAT GTGAGCAAGGCAGCCTGCATCCTCACCACTCAGCCTCTCATGAGGATCCTCAGGTCCAGGGAGGCTGCAGCCAGCGTCAACGTCAAGACGTGGCCGACGATCATCGACACAG ATGATCTCCCCAGAAAGCGGCCCCCACACATCTATAAACCCCCCACAGCTGAGATGCTGGCCTACCTGGACTTCAGTGTGTCCACCACAGGCATGTTGACTGGAGTCAAG ATGTCTCATGCTGCAGTCAGTACTCTGTGCCGTTCCATTAAGCTGCAGTGTGAGCTCTACTCCTCACGCCAAATAGCCATCTGTCTGGACCCATACTGTGGCCTGGGCTTTGTCCTGTGGTGCCTCTCCAg TGTTTActcaggtcaccagtccatcctTATCCCTCCGCTGGAGCTGGAGAGCTCACTGCCTCTGTGGCTGAGCACGCTCAGTCAGTACAAGATCAGAGACACCTTCTGTTCCTACTCAGTCATGGAGCTCTGCACCAAAGGTCTGGGCACCCAGACAGAGATGCTGAAG ACGCGGGGTGTGAATCTGTCGTGCGTGCGGAGCTGTGTGGTAATAGCAGAGGAGCGGCCTCGTCTCGCTCTCACACAGTCCTTCTCCAAGCTCTTCAAAGACCTCGGCCTGTCGCCGCGCGCCGTCAGCACTGCCTTTGGCTCCAGAGTGAACTTGGCCATCTGCCTGCAG GGCACTGCTGGACCAGACCCTTCCACTGTCTATGTTGACATGAAGTCTCTGCGTCACGACAG GGTGAGGCTCGTGGAGCGAGGAGCACCACAAAGTCTTCCTCTCATGGAGTCAGGCACT ATCCTGCCGGGAGTTAGGGTCATCATAGTCAATCCAGAGACTAGAGGCCCACTGGGAGACTCACATCTTGGGGAG aTCTGGGTGAATAGCCCTCATAGTGCCAGTGGCTACTACACCATCTACGGGGAGGAGAGCCTGCAGGCGGATCATTTCAACACCAGACTCAGCTTTGGGGAGCCCCACACCCTGTGGGCCAGGACGGGCTACCTGGGCTTCATCAAGAGGACTGAGCTACTGGATGCGAGCGGAG ATCGTCATGATGCCTTGTTTGTGGTTGGCTCACTTGATGAAACATTGGAGTTGAGGGGGTTACGTTATCACCCCATCGACATTGAAACGTCTGTCTCCCGAGCCCACCGCAGCATAGCCGAGAG tgctgtgtttacatGGACCAATCTGCTGGTAGTGGTAGCAGAGCTGAGTGGCTCGGAGCAGGAGGCCTTGGACCTTGTGCCCCTCGTCACCAACGTGGTCCTGGAGGAGCACCACCTCATTGTTGGAGTGGTGGTCATCGTGGACCCCGGGGTGATCCCCATCAACTCCAGAGGAGAGAAGCAGAGGATGCACTTGCGAGATTCCTTCCTGGCAGACCAACTAGACCCCATCTACGTGGCCTACAACATGTGA
- the dip2ba gene encoding disco-interacting protein 2 homolog B-A isoform X1, whose translation MADRGVDLSALPKEVRDQLAELDLELSEGDITQKGYEKKRAKLLASCIPHLPNVDLSLPDVQLSPGHSADPSPSPEAPGPSTSSASRHHRAHRSGGARDERYRSDIHTEAVQAALAKHKEEKMALPMPTKRRSAFVQSPLDTCTPPDTSSASEDEGSLRRKAALSAVLAQTLQSPDYWINRSVQSSSTSSSASSTLSHGEPKTHPQPQLQPAVSLLADVLAHTRIENSVPPDVTSSTPEERGSRVDLPPAVRGMSRGQSRSSMLDTADGKRKGVPVSSRVSTKIQQLLNTLKRPKRPPLSEFFLDDSEEIVEVPRPDPNTPKPEGRQIIPVKGEPLGVVSNWPPALQAALARWGATQAKSPALTALDITGKPLYTLTYGKLWSRSLKLAYTLLNKLGTKTEPVLQPGDRVALVYPNSDPGMFWVAFYGCLLAEVIPVPIEVPLSRQDAGSQQIGFLLGSCGVSLALTSEVCLKGLPKTPNGEIIQFKGWPRMKWVVTDTKYLTKPSKDWQPHIPTANTDTAYIEYKASKEGTVMGVAVSKISMLTHCQALTQACNYCEGETLVNVLDCKKDMGLWHGVLTSVMNRIHTITVPYAVMKACPMSWVQRVHIHKARVALVKCRDLHWAMMAHKDQKDTNLSSIRMLIVADGANPWSVSSCDAFLNVFQSHGLKPEVICPCATSPEALTVAIRRPGARGAPLPARAILSMGGLSHGVIRVNTEDKNSALTVQDVGHIMPGALMCIVKPDGPPQLCKTDEIGEIVINSRAGGTMYYGLPGVTKNTFEVIPVNQAGAPIGEIPFTRTGLLGFVGPGSLVFVVGKIEGLLMVSGRRHNADDLVATALAVEPVKTVYRGRIAVFSVTVFYDERIVIVAEQRPDASEEDSFQWMSRVLQAIDSIHQVGLYCLALVPANTLPKTPLGGIHICETKQNFLEGNLHPCNILMCPHTCVTNLPKPRQKQPVDVGPASMLVGNLVAGKRIAQATGRELGVVEDQDLIRKHQFLSEALQWRAQTDPDHILYVLLNAKGAAVCTATCAQLHKRAEKITATLLERGSLNTGDNVVLLYPPGIDLIAAFYGCLYAGVIPVTVRPPHPQNLAATLPTVRMIIDVSKAACILTTQPLMRILRSREAAASVNVKTWPTIIDTDDLPRKRPPHIYKPPTAEMLAYLDFSVSTTGMLTGVKMSHAAVSTLCRSIKLQCELYSSRQIAICLDPYCGLGFVLWCLSSVYSGHQSILIPPLELESSLPLWLSTLSQYKIRDTFCSYSVMELCTKGLGTQTEMLKTRGVNLSCVRSCVVIAEERPRLALTQSFSKLFKDLGLSPRAVSTAFGSRVNLAICLQGTAGPDPSTVYVDMKSLRHDRVRLVERGAPQSLPLMESGTILPGVRVIIVNPETRGPLGDSHLGEIWVNSPHSASGYYTIYGEESLQADHFNTRLSFGEPHTLWARTGYLGFIKRTELLDASGDRHDALFVVGSLDETLELRGLRYHPIDIETSVSRAHRSIAESAVFTWTNLLVVVAELSGSEQEALDLVPLVTNVVLEEHHLIVGVVVIVDPGVIPINSRGEKQRMHLRDSFLADQLDPIYVAYNM comes from the exons GTGACATCACGCAGAAAGGCTATGAGAAGAAGAGAGCCAAGCTGCTGGCCTCCTGCATCCCCCATTTGCCAA ATGTGGATCTGTCTCTGCCAGATGTACAGCTTTCTCCAGGGCACAGTGCTGACCCCAGTCCAAGTCCTGAGGCCCCAggcccctccacctcctcagccTCCAGACACCACCGCGCACACCGCAGCGGTGGGGCCAGAGATGAGCGCTACAGATCAG ACATCCACACGGAGGCTGTGCAGGCAGCGCTGGCCAAAcacaaagaagagaagatggcACTGCCTATGCCAACAAAGAGACGATCCGCCTTTGTCCAGTCTCCCTTAGACACCTGCACACCTCCAG ACACATCTTCTGCATCAGAGGATGAGGGCTCACTACGCAGAAAAGCAGCTCTCAGTGCAGTGCTAGCCCAGACCCTGCAGAGCCCTGATTACTGGATCAACCGCTCCGTCCAAAGCTCCTCCACATCCTCTTCTGCTTCCTCCACCCTCTCCCATGGAGAGCCCAAGACCCATCCTCAGCCCCAGCTTCAGCCTGCTGTTTCTTTGTTGGCCGACGTACTGGCCCACACACGCATAG aaaacagtgtcCCCCCAGATGTGACATCTTCAACCCCTGAGGAAAGAGGGTCCAGGGTGGACCTGCCTCCAGCGGTCAGGGGCATGAGCCGTGGACAGAGCCGCTCCAGCATGTTGGATACCGCTGACG gaaaaagaaaag GTGTACCTGTCAGTAGCAGGGTGTCCACTAAGATCCAGCAGCTGTTGAACACACTCAAACGACCCAAACGGCCACCACTCAGCGAATTCTTCCTTGATGACTCTGAGGAGATTGTCGAAG TTCCCAGGCCAGATCCCAACACCCCGAAGCCTGAGGGACGTCAAATCATTCCAGTGAAGGGAGAGCCCCTTGGAGTGGTCAGTAACTGGCCTCCTGCCCTACAGGCTGCCCTGGCTCGCTGGGGGGCCACCCAGGCCAAAAGTCCTGCTCTCACTGCTCTGGATATCACTGGCAAACCCCtgtacacactcacatatg GCAAACTATGGAGTCGCAGTCTGAAGCTGGCCTACACACTGCTGAATAAACTGGGAACCAAGACAGAACCTGTCCTGCAGCCTGGAGATCGG GTGGCGTTGGTGTATCCCAATAGCGACCCTGGTATGTTCTGGGTGGCTTTCTATGGCTGCTTGTTAGCTGAAGTCATCCCTGTGCCCATTGAGGTACCACTGTCACGACAG GACGCTGGTAGCCAGCAGATCGGCTTCCTGCTGGGCAGCTGTGGTGTTAGCCTGGCACTGACCAGTGAGGTGTGTCTCAAAGGGCTGCCCAAGACACCAAATGGAGAGATCATCCAGTTCAAAG GATGGCCAAGGATGAAATGGGTAGTGACTGACACCAAGTACCTGACCAAACCATCCAAAGACTGGCAGCCTCACATCCCCACTGCGAACACAGACACTGCCTACATAGAG TACAAAGCTAGTAAGGAGGGAACAGTGATGGGAGTTGCTGTTTCCAAGATCTCCATGCTGACCCACTGTCAAGCCCTGACCCAGGCCTGTAACTACTGTGAAG GTGAGACACTGGTCAATGTGTTGGACTGCAAGAAGGATATGGGCCTGTGGCACGGCGTCTTAACG AGTGTCATGAACAGAATCCACACCATCACAGTGCCATATGCTGTCATGAAAGCCTGTCCCATGTCCTGGGTGCAGAGGGTCCACATTCACAAAG CACGTGTGGCCTTAGTCAAATGCCGTGATCTCCACTGGGCCATGATGGCCCACAAGGACCAGAAGGACACCAACTTATCCTCTATACGGATGCTTATTGTGGCTGATGGAGCAAACCCTT GGTCTGTGTCGTCGTGTGATGCCTTCCTCAATGTGTTCCAGTCTCATGGTCTGAAGCCTGAGGTCATTTGTCCCTGTGCCACCTCTCCCGAGGCCCTGACTGTGGCCATACGCAG GCCTGGTGCACGAGGGGCTCCGCTACCTGCCAGGGCCATCTTGTCGATGGGTGGGCTGAGCCACGGGGTGATCAGGGTGAACACAGAGGACAAGAACTCTGCTCTTACTGTTCAGGATGTGGGCCACATCATGCCTGGAG ctctgatGTGCATTGTGAAACCAGACGGGCCTCCCCAGCTGTGTAAAACAGATGAGATAGGAGAGATTGTGATCAACTCTCGGGCTGGAGGCACCATGTACTACGGCCTGCCTGGTGTCACCAAGAACACATTTGAG GTGATCCCTGTCAATCAAGCTGGAGCACCCATTGGAGAAATTCCTTTTACTCGGACTGGTCTGCTCGGATTTGTAGGACCG GGCAGCCTTGTGTTTGTCGTGGGGAAGATCGAGGGGCTGCTGATGGTGAGCGGGCGACGCCACAACGCGGACGACCTGGTGGCCACCGCTCTTGCAGTGGAGCCAGTCAAAACAGTTTACAGGGGGAG GATCGCCGTGTTCTCGGTGACGGTGTTTTATGACGAGAGGATAGTGATCGTGGCAGAGCAGAGGCCCGATGCCAGTGAGGAGGACAGCTTCCAGTGGATGAGTCGAGTACTGCAG GCTATAGACAGTATCCACCAGGTCGGCCTGTACTGCCTTGCACTTGTCCCAGCCAACACCCTCCCAAAGACGCCACTCGGCGGCATCCACATTTGTGAAACCAAGCAGAACTTTTTGGAAGGAAACCTGCACCCCTGTAATATCCTCATGTGCCCACACACCTGTGTTACCAACCTGCCCAAACCACGACAGAAACAACCAG TGGACGTTGGTCCGGCTTCCATGCTGGTTGGCAACTTGGTGGCAGGGAAGCGGATTGCTCAGGCTACAGGCAGAGAGCTGGGTGTGGTGGAAGACCAAGACCTGATCCGAAAG CACCAGTTCTTGTCAGAAGCCCTGCAATGGAGAGCCCAAACTGACCCAGACCATATTCTGTATGTGCTGCTCAATGCCAAG GGGGCGGCGGTGTGCACAGCTACTTGTGCTCAGCTACAcaagagagcagagaaaatcaCAGCCACCCTACTGGAGAGAGGAAGCCTCAACACAGGAGACAACGTGGTGCTGCTCTATCCGCCGG GCATTGACCTGATAGCTGCCTTCTATGGCTGTCTCTATGCGGGGGTTATCCCAGTGACGGTGAGGCCGCCTCATCCACAGAACCTGGCTGCTACTCTTCCCACTGTTCGCATGATCATCGAT GTGAGCAAGGCAGCCTGCATCCTCACCACTCAGCCTCTCATGAGGATCCTCAGGTCCAGGGAGGCTGCAGCCAGCGTCAACGTCAAGACGTGGCCGACGATCATCGACACAG ATGATCTCCCCAGAAAGCGGCCCCCACACATCTATAAACCCCCCACAGCTGAGATGCTGGCCTACCTGGACTTCAGTGTGTCCACCACAGGCATGTTGACTGGAGTCAAG ATGTCTCATGCTGCAGTCAGTACTCTGTGCCGTTCCATTAAGCTGCAGTGTGAGCTCTACTCCTCACGCCAAATAGCCATCTGTCTGGACCCATACTGTGGCCTGGGCTTTGTCCTGTGGTGCCTCTCCAg TGTTTActcaggtcaccagtccatcctTATCCCTCCGCTGGAGCTGGAGAGCTCACTGCCTCTGTGGCTGAGCACGCTCAGTCAGTACAAGATCAGAGACACCTTCTGTTCCTACTCAGTCATGGAGCTCTGCACCAAAGGTCTGGGCACCCAGACAGAGATGCTGAAG ACGCGGGGTGTGAATCTGTCGTGCGTGCGGAGCTGTGTGGTAATAGCAGAGGAGCGGCCTCGTCTCGCTCTCACACAGTCCTTCTCCAAGCTCTTCAAAGACCTCGGCCTGTCGCCGCGCGCCGTCAGCACTGCCTTTGGCTCCAGAGTGAACTTGGCCATCTGCCTGCAG GGCACTGCTGGACCAGACCCTTCCACTGTCTATGTTGACATGAAGTCTCTGCGTCACGACAG GGTGAGGCTCGTGGAGCGAGGAGCACCACAAAGTCTTCCTCTCATGGAGTCAGGCACT ATCCTGCCGGGAGTTAGGGTCATCATAGTCAATCCAGAGACTAGAGGCCCACTGGGAGACTCACATCTTGGGGAG aTCTGGGTGAATAGCCCTCATAGTGCCAGTGGCTACTACACCATCTACGGGGAGGAGAGCCTGCAGGCGGATCATTTCAACACCAGACTCAGCTTTGGGGAGCCCCACACCCTGTGGGCCAGGACGGGCTACCTGGGCTTCATCAAGAGGACTGAGCTACTGGATGCGAGCGGAG ATCGTCATGATGCCTTGTTTGTGGTTGGCTCACTTGATGAAACATTGGAGTTGAGGGGGTTACGTTATCACCCCATCGACATTGAAACGTCTGTCTCCCGAGCCCACCGCAGCATAGCCGAGAG tgctgtgtttacatGGACCAATCTGCTGGTAGTGGTAGCAGAGCTGAGTGGCTCGGAGCAGGAGGCCTTGGACCTTGTGCCCCTCGTCACCAACGTGGTCCTGGAGGAGCACCACCTCATTGTTGGAGTGGTGGTCATCGTGGACCCCGGGGTGATCCCCATCAACTCCAGAGGAGAGAAGCAGAGGATGCACTTGCGAGATTCCTTCCTGGCAGACCAACTAGACCCCATCTACGTGGCCTACAACATGTGA
- the LOC113145192 gene encoding transmembrane protease serine 11D has translation MEFKRLLLFVSALCLDTPTSSQDSCGHRILVSPPGVSRIVGGRDAPEGAWPWQVSIQIQSRHHCGGTILNSLWVLTASHCFYKYLWISRSDFHVVAGHNVLSAPGDHTQIRSISEVKMHKGYDDVTSDNDVTLVRLSSPFNFTDHVQPICTPHNVTHELTLNFNHCFISGWGSTHYNGRLVNRLQEAEVELIDRGTCNQITWYNGFITENMICAGLESGAADTCQGDSGGPLQCYSESEERFYVVGVTSFGEDCGLPYKPGVYARTSRFASWLETSQTKLVSAADRLNTKLISTLLSAVLMLLRHIHSINITE, from the exons ATGGAGTTTAAAAGGcttctgctgtttgtgagcGCTCTGTGTTTGGATACACCGACTTCATCACAGGACA gcTGTGGGCATCGGATCCTGGTCAGTCCTCCAGGTGTATCTCGGATTGTGGGGGGCCGGGATGCTCCTGAGGGCGCATGGCCCTGGCAGGTCAGTATCCAGATCCAGTCCAGGCACCACTGTGGAGGGACAATCCTCAACAGCCTCTGGGTGCTCACTGCCTCACACTGCTTCTACAAATACCT ATGGATCAGCAGAAGTGATTTCCATGTGGTGGCGGGACATAATGTGCTATCTGCTCCAGGAGATCACACCCAGATCCGCTCCATCAGTGAAGTCAAAATGCACAAGGGCTACGATGATGTCACATCTGACAACGATGTAACGCTGGTGCGCCTCAGCTCTCCCTTCAACTTCACCGACCACGTCCAGCCCATCTGCACTCCTCATAATGTGACCCATGAGCTCACCCTCAACTTCAACCACTGTTTCATCTCTGGATGGGGGAGCACCCATTACAATG GCAGGCTGGTAAACAGGTTGCAGGAAGCTGAGGTGGAGCTTATTGACAGAGGGACATGTAACCAAATCACCTGGTACAACGGTTTCATCACTGAAAACATGATCTGTGCTGGGCTGGAGAGCGGGGCAGCTGATACCTGTCAG GGTGACAGCGGAGGGCCCCTGCAGTGCTACAGCGAGAGCGAGGAGAGGTTTTATGTGGTCGGAGTGACAAGCTTCGGGGAAGATTGTGGACTTCCGTACAAGCCGGGGGTGTACGCACGAACCAGCAGGTTTGCAAGTTGGTTGGAGACAAGTCAGACAAAATTAGTGTCTGCTGCAGACAGACTGAATACAAAACTAATCTCGACCCTGCTCAGTGCTGTTCTGATGCTACTTAGACACATCCACTCAATAAATATCACTGAGTAA